In Rhinoderma darwinii isolate aRhiDar2 chromosome 9, aRhiDar2.hap1, whole genome shotgun sequence, the following are encoded in one genomic region:
- the SAA2 gene encoding serum amyloid A-2 protein: MRISVLILLLLSVVVAQAQFQWLENTGRQVKNNVRDAAMFAKQAAQGSRDMARAYMDMRQANYKNADKYFHARGNYDAAKRGPGGVWASRFISNARERVQTIGGRGLEDSAADQKANNWGRSGRDPNHFRPNGLPKKY; the protein is encoded by the exons ATGAGGATTTCCGTGCTCATCCTGCTGCTGCTGTCTGTGGTTGTGGCTCAGGCGCAGTTTCAATGGTTAGAAAACACAGGCAGACAAGTCAAGAACAATGTTAGAGACGCTGCAATGTTTGCAAAACAGGCCGCTCAAG GATCAAGGGACATGGCTCGAGCCTATATGGATATGAGACAAGCAAACTACAAGAATGCTGACAAGTATTTCCATGCCCGGGGAAATTATGACGCTGCAAAGAGAGGACCGGGTGGTGTCTGGGCATCAAGATTTATAAG TAACGCAAGAGAACGTGTCCAGACCATAGGCGGCAGAGGACTAGAAGACAGCGCTGCAGATCAGAAGGCAAACAATTGGGGGCGCAGCGGCCGTGACCCAAATCACTTTAGGCCTAACGGTCTCCCTAAAAAATACTAG
- the LOC142660967 gene encoding uncharacterized protein LOC142660967 isoform X3, whose translation MKPILCAALLAMILHPTECRRYDGDYGGPSEERPNYQDQKASQGGIMDQLSGLGQSLGLPNLLGKGNKGPLQGGLQEALSGLTQMLGLNPDQLSGLFQKLISSPGNMQEKLSGLAQNFGLSGGLQDQLLGVFQKFGSSLGSGGGKKGSLQGGPREKPGKAQRFGSSSGGQGELQNKFGSYGEGAGMDRNGYGPEYGGKPEESGRVGRPGSRRGKKDRNSGYKRQEQDYESYT comes from the exons ATGAAGCCCATACTCTGTGCAGCGCTGCTCGCAATGATCCTACACCCTACAGAATGCAGACGCTATGATG GAGACTATGGTGGGCCGTCTGAAGAAAGACCGAACTACCAAGATCAAAAAGCATCTCAAGGTGGAATAATGGACCAGCTGTCTGGACTCGGCCAGTCATTAGGATTACCAAACCTACTTGGGAAAGGCAACAAAGGCCCCTTACAAGGTGGGTTACAAGAGGCGCTTTCAGGCCTGACCCAGATGCTTGGTTTAAATCCAGATCAACTCTCGGGACTATTTCAGAAGTTGATCTCATCACCAGGAAATATGCAAGAAAAACTCTCTGGACTCGCCCAGAATTTTGGCTTATCGGGAGGACTACAAGATCAGCTCTTAGGTGTATTCCAGAAGTTTGGCTCATCCCTGGGCTCTGGGGGCGGCAAGAAAGGATCGTTGCAAGGAGGTCCTAGAGAAaagcctgggaaagcccagagattTGGCTCATCATCAGGAGGACAAGGAGAATTACAAAATAAATTTGGCTCTTACGGAGAAGGAGCCGGAATGGACAGAAATGGCTACGGACCAGAATATGGTGGAAAACCAGAGGAATCAGGCAGAGTTGGTAGACCTGGTTCACGTAGAGGAAAGAAAGACAGAAACTCGGGATATAAGAG GCAAGAACAAGATTACGAGAGTTATACTTAG
- the LOC142660967 gene encoding uncharacterized protein LOC142660967 isoform X2, with the protein MIHIIMKPILCAALLAMILHPTECRRYDGDYGGPSEERPNYQDQKASQGGIMDQLSGLGQSLGLPNLLGKGNKGPLQGGLQEALSGLTQMLGLNPDQLSGLFQKLISSPGNMQEKLSGLAQNFGLSGGLQDQLLGVFQKFGSSLGSGGGKKGSLQGGPREKPGKAQRFGSSSGGQGELQNKFGSYGEGAGMDRNGYGPEYGGKPEESGRVGRPGSRRGKKDRNSGYKRQEQDYESYT; encoded by the exons ATCCACATTATAATGAAGCCCATACTCTGTGCAGCGCTGCTCGCAATGATCCTACACCCTACAGAATGCAGACGCTATGATG GAGACTATGGTGGGCCGTCTGAAGAAAGACCGAACTACCAAGATCAAAAAGCATCTCAAGGTGGAATAATGGACCAGCTGTCTGGACTCGGCCAGTCATTAGGATTACCAAACCTACTTGGGAAAGGCAACAAAGGCCCCTTACAAGGTGGGTTACAAGAGGCGCTTTCAGGCCTGACCCAGATGCTTGGTTTAAATCCAGATCAACTCTCGGGACTATTTCAGAAGTTGATCTCATCACCAGGAAATATGCAAGAAAAACTCTCTGGACTCGCCCAGAATTTTGGCTTATCGGGAGGACTACAAGATCAGCTCTTAGGTGTATTCCAGAAGTTTGGCTCATCCCTGGGCTCTGGGGGCGGCAAGAAAGGATCGTTGCAAGGAGGTCCTAGAGAAaagcctgggaaagcccagagattTGGCTCATCATCAGGAGGACAAGGAGAATTACAAAATAAATTTGGCTCTTACGGAGAAGGAGCCGGAATGGACAGAAATGGCTACGGACCAGAATATGGTGGAAAACCAGAGGAATCAGGCAGAGTTGGTAGACCTGGTTCACGTAGAGGAAAGAAAGACAGAAACTCGGGATATAAGAG GCAAGAACAAGATTACGAGAGTTATACTTAG